A genomic stretch from Acidobacteriota bacterium includes:
- a CDS encoding putative zinc-binding metallopeptidase: MADPPLPHVPHATAGPPTSGQRPEWAAWPDEKLLDLRICDLQVAIEGSFLEPLILQLNEELGARGLGFRPHYWLSDEWFTPDGVPGIAVPFYLAHPRLARLEQSQMLEVEGGTPEWCLRILRHEAGHAIDNAYQLRRRARRLQLFGYSSRTYPDYYLPRPYSKSFVLHLDSWYAQSHPDEDFAETFAVWLAPDSDWRKRYEGWPALRKLEYLDEVMREIAGQPPLVMTRRKVDPIRRITRTLRTHYARKREHYGVAHPAFYDRDLRRLFSDAPEHARNLSAARFVARHRREARRLVAEWTGEYQYTIDRVIEAMIARCHQLKLRLRESQEAARMDFLVLLTVQTMNYLHSGRHRVAL, encoded by the coding sequence ATGGCCGACCCGCCCCTCCCGCACGTGCCGCACGCGACGGCCGGCCCCCCCACGTCGGGACAGCGCCCCGAGTGGGCTGCCTGGCCCGACGAAAAACTGCTGGATCTGCGGATCTGCGACCTGCAGGTCGCCATCGAAGGCAGTTTCCTCGAGCCGTTGATCCTGCAGCTGAACGAGGAGCTCGGCGCGCGCGGGCTCGGCTTCCGGCCCCATTACTGGCTGTCGGACGAATGGTTTACCCCCGACGGCGTCCCTGGCATTGCCGTCCCCTTCTACCTGGCCCATCCGCGGCTCGCCCGGCTGGAACAGAGCCAGATGCTCGAGGTCGAGGGGGGCACGCCGGAGTGGTGCCTGCGGATCCTTCGCCACGAGGCCGGCCACGCGATCGATAACGCCTACCAGTTGCGCCGGCGCGCGCGCCGGCTCCAGTTGTTCGGCTACTCGTCGCGCACGTACCCGGACTATTACCTGCCGAGGCCCTACAGCAAGAGCTTCGTGCTGCACCTCGATTCCTGGTACGCGCAGAGTCACCCGGACGAGGACTTCGCGGAAACCTTCGCGGTATGGCTCGCGCCCGACTCCGACTGGCGAAAGCGATACGAGGGATGGCCGGCGCTGCGGAAGCTCGAATATCTCGACGAGGTCATGCGCGAGATCGCGGGCCAGCCGCCGCTCGTGATGACGAGGCGGAAGGTCGATCCGATCAGGCGCATCACGCGCACCCTGCGGACGCACTACGCCCGGAAGCGCGAGCACTACGGCGTGGCGCACCCGGCGTTCTACGACCGCGACCTTCGCCGCCTCTTCTCGGACGCCCCCGAGCACGCCCGGAACCTGTCGGCCGCGCGCTTCGTCGCGCGCCACCGCCGCGAGGCGCGCCGCCTCGTCGCGGAGTGGACGGGCGAGTACCAGTACACGATCGACCGCGTGATCGAAGCGATGATCGCGCGCTGCCACCAGCTGAAGCTGCGCCTGCGCGAAAGCCAGGAAGCGGCGCGGATGGACTTCCTGGTACTGCTCACGGTGCAGACGATGAACTACCTGCACTCGGGACGGCATCGGGTGGCGCTCTGA
- a CDS encoding HAD family phosphatase, with product MVRFLALDIDGTLLNSRWELPAENIDAVAACVEAGVEVALVTGRRFDFARPVMDELRVPLTMIVSNGAVVKDRFGATLARRVLDRETARRVLALSEGWRDCAGLLFDRSHDVQIVFARIDPADEQRQRFYEVNRHAIAERPLESCLDEEPVQIMYSGPLGRMRALHEHLQKGGQSHFSHAAKEKCDCPPFSVSRCCSSPACRS from the coding sequence TTGGTCCGCTTTCTGGCTCTCGACATCGACGGCACGCTGCTGAACTCCCGCTGGGAGCTGCCGGCCGAGAACATCGATGCGGTCGCGGCCTGCGTGGAGGCGGGCGTCGAGGTGGCGCTCGTCACCGGCCGGCGCTTCGATTTCGCACGCCCGGTGATGGACGAGCTTCGCGTTCCGCTCACGATGATCGTGAGTAACGGCGCCGTGGTGAAGGACCGCTTCGGCGCCACCCTGGCGCGCCGCGTGCTCGACCGCGAGACCGCGCGGCGCGTGCTCGCGCTGTCGGAGGGCTGGCGCGACTGCGCGGGCCTGCTGTTCGACCGCTCGCACGACGTGCAGATCGTCTTCGCGCGCATCGACCCGGCCGACGAGCAGCGGCAGCGGTTCTACGAAGTCAATCGCCACGCGATTGCCGAGCGGCCGCTGGAGTCGTGCCTGGACGAAGAGCCGGTGCAGATCATGTACAGCGGCCCGCTCGGACGCATGCGGGCGCTGCACGAGCACCTGCAGAAAGGGGGACAGTCACACTTTTCCCACGCGGCGAAGGAAAAGTGTGACTGTCCCCCTTTCTCCGTCTCGAGATGCTGCAGTTCGCCGGCGTGCCGGTCGTGA
- a CDS encoding TonB-dependent receptor: MTLVRVFVFACVCAVLMPAPTAAQQPAPGNKPEQQEQQKPAEPPKYEETVIVSASKTEEKLVNAPATVSVIGPQVIESAPTQNFADLLRSVPGINVTQVSARDINITSRGATGTLATGQLALVDGRSLYQDFFGFVMWDFLPVNFDEIKQIEVIRGPASAVWGANALNGVVNVITKSPREIQGSSFTLGFGAIDRETGNSDQSTGSLWYINGTHAGAPSASWSYKISAGGYSSDPLPRPTGVIPGSATGQTYPAFSNTGTTQPKFDSRVDYDFEDGQRRLTFAGGVVGTEGIMHSGIGPFDIQSGSVMGYFKTGFTKGALRAQFFTNVLNGDASNLLAIGADGKPIHFDFGTNTYDFEVGNASTLGARHVLSYGGNFRYNAFDLSLAPNADDRKEGGVYLQDEMFLHEMFRLVLGGRVDAFSNLDDAVFSPRAAVLIKPMADHTVRFSFNRAYRAPSVINEALEATILNQANLGALHPLLANFVFPITAVGNPDITEQRMDAYEIGYTGVIGGRVTLSAAFYHNSLTKDINFAQVGVYTATNPPPTWPAPLRPLLPVLNLLAAQGRGIPCCVTYLNLGDYTQQGVELGLDAAINRNFSAFVNYSWQGDPDPENAADIRELNLPPTNRVNAGVNFNYSRFLGNVSVTYQDEAFWQDVLDSRFHGTTDSNTLVNAGFGVRFADDKLTTSVKVVNLANEEIQQHVFGDVLKRQIVGEVKVRF; the protein is encoded by the coding sequence ATGACACTGGTTCGTGTGTTCGTGTTCGCGTGCGTATGTGCAGTGCTGATGCCCGCCCCGACCGCCGCCCAGCAGCCGGCGCCCGGGAACAAGCCGGAACAGCAGGAGCAGCAGAAGCCGGCCGAGCCGCCCAAGTACGAGGAGACGGTCATCGTGTCGGCGTCGAAGACCGAGGAAAAGCTGGTCAACGCGCCGGCCACCGTCAGCGTGATCGGGCCGCAGGTCATCGAGAGCGCGCCAACGCAGAACTTTGCAGACCTGCTCCGGTCCGTTCCGGGCATCAACGTTACGCAAGTCTCGGCGCGCGACATCAACATCACGAGCCGCGGCGCGACCGGCACGCTCGCGACCGGCCAGCTCGCGCTGGTGGACGGGCGCAGCCTCTACCAGGACTTCTTCGGCTTCGTCATGTGGGACTTCCTGCCGGTGAACTTCGACGAGATCAAGCAGATCGAAGTCATCCGCGGGCCCGCCTCCGCCGTCTGGGGCGCCAACGCGCTCAACGGCGTCGTCAACGTCATCACGAAGTCGCCGCGTGAGATCCAGGGGTCGAGCTTCACCCTCGGCTTCGGTGCCATCGATCGGGAGACCGGCAACAGCGACCAGAGCACCGGATCGCTCTGGTACATCAACGGCACGCACGCGGGCGCGCCGAGCGCGAGCTGGTCCTACAAGATCTCGGCCGGCGGCTACAGCTCGGATCCGCTGCCGCGGCCGACCGGCGTGATCCCCGGATCGGCAACCGGCCAGACCTACCCGGCTTTTTCGAATACCGGGACGACGCAGCCGAAGTTCGACAGCCGCGTCGACTATGACTTCGAGGACGGGCAGCGCAGGCTGACGTTTGCCGGCGGCGTGGTCGGCACCGAGGGCATCATGCACTCGGGCATCGGGCCGTTCGACATCCAGAGCGGCTCGGTCATGGGCTACTTCAAGACCGGCTTCACGAAGGGGGCGCTCCGCGCGCAGTTCTTCACGAACGTGCTGAACGGCGACGCGTCCAACCTGCTGGCGATCGGCGCCGACGGCAAGCCGATTCACTTCGACTTCGGCACGAACACGTACGATTTCGAGGTGGGCAACGCGAGCACGCTCGGCGCGCGCCACGTGCTGAGCTACGGCGGCAACTTCCGATACAACGCCTTCGACCTCTCGCTCGCCCCCAACGCCGACGACCGCAAGGAAGGGGGCGTCTACCTGCAGGACGAGATGTTCCTGCACGAGATGTTCCGCCTGGTGCTCGGCGGCCGCGTCGACGCCTTCTCGAACCTTGACGACGCGGTGTTCTCGCCGCGCGCGGCCGTGCTGATCAAGCCGATGGCGGACCACACGGTGCGGTTCTCGTTCAACCGTGCCTACCGCGCGCCGTCGGTCATCAACGAGGCGCTCGAGGCGACGATCCTCAACCAGGCGAACCTCGGCGCGCTGCACCCCCTGCTCGCGAATTTCGTCTTCCCGATCACCGCGGTCGGCAATCCCGACATCACCGAGCAGCGGATGGACGCGTACGAGATCGGCTACACGGGTGTCATCGGCGGGCGGGTCACGCTGAGCGCCGCCTTCTACCACAACAGCCTGACGAAGGACATCAACTTCGCGCAGGTCGGCGTCTACACCGCGACCAATCCGCCGCCCACCTGGCCGGCGCCGTTGCGCCCGCTGCTGCCGGTGCTGAACCTGCTGGCGGCCCAGGGGCGCGGGATCCCGTGCTGCGTCACGTACCTGAACCTTGGCGACTACACCCAGCAGGGCGTGGAGCTGGGCCTCGACGCGGCGATCAACCGGAACTTCAGCGCGTTCGTGAACTACTCCTGGCAGGGAGATCCGGACCCGGAGAACGCCGCAGATATCCGCGAGCTGAACCTGCCGCCGACCAACCGCGTGAACGCCGGTGTGAACTTCAACTACAGCCGCTTCCTCGGCAACGTGTCGGTGACCTACCAGGATGAAGCCTTCTGGCAGGACGTGCTCGACTCGCGCTTCCACGGCACCACCGACTCGAACACGCTCGTCAACGCCGGCTTCGGCGTCCGGTTCGCCGACGACAAGCTGACGACGTCGGTGAAGGTCGTCAACCTGGCCAACGAAGAGATCCAGCAGCACGTCTTCGGCGATGTGCTCAAGCGGCAAATCGTTGGGGAGGTCAAAGTCAGGTTCTAA